CCGAGCTGACCGCGGCCCACTCGGTCTGGAAGCCGCACACCGAGGTGCCCGCGACGGCGGGGCACCTCCTGGAGTATCGGTTCGCACAGGCGGGGGCCGCCGTCGCGGGCTTCGTCCTGCTGGTGCCTCACTACCTGGGGGACACCGAGTACCCCGCTGCCGCCCTCGCCGCGCTCGACAGCCTCACGGTTGCCACCGGCCTCGTCTTCTCGGGAGACGATCTCCGCGAAGAGAACCGCGAGTATCTCGAGAAGGTCGGCGAGCAGGTGAGCGGCAGCGACGAGCTCTCGCGCATGGTCGAAGGGCTGGAAGAGCGCTACGACGCCTACATGGCAGGGTCGACACTGGCGACACCGATGATCCACACGGGTGATCTGCCCAGTGCGGACGAACTGGCCGCTGAGCTGGAGCGATTCCTCGCGAACCGGGCGCCGGGCGAGGACGACAAACGCGTCTGAGGGGAATGCCCTGGGTCGCGCCGCGGTTGTAGAGGGAGGCGCCAGTCGATCGACCTCTCGCCGCTGTGCTGTTGTGCGAGGTCGAGTGTGCGATACTGGATGCCACGACCCGTTGTCAACCGCAGTTTCAGTTCGCGCTGAGCCACTCGGACTTGACAAGGGTCTTACTAGTGTCCGAATTCCCCCGACTCAGCGATGGGATCGCTCGGTCGGTGAAAGGCAGAACGTGACTCCAGGCACCAAGACCAAGGCCACCGCCGCCCCTCAGGACGCCGACCTCGATGAGGCGACCCCGGCGGCGGCGAAGGCTGCCGTCAAGGCCCCGGCGAAGAAGGCTCCTGCGAAGAAGACCGCGGCGAAGGCGCCGGCGGCTTCGAAGGCCGCCGCGAAGAAGGCTTCGAAGGCGAGCTCCGCGGACGGCGACGACGAACCCGATGAGGACATCGAGGTCGAAGACGACGTCGACATCGACGACGCGGACGACACGAGCGACGACGACGAGACCACTCCCGCGGTGACGCGCGAGAAGGCTCCCGCCGCGAACGCATCAGAGTCGTCCGACGACGATGACGACGAGGAGAGCCCCAAGCCGGCTTTCACCGAGCCGCTTCCCACGGGCGCGATCGTCATCACATCGAGCGACGAGGACGACGTCCCCGTTTACTCGACGCAGATCACCGGCGCGACCGCCGACCCCGTCAAGGACTACCTGAAGCAGATCGGCAAGGTTCCGCTGCTGAACGCGGCGGAAGAGGTCGAGCTCGCGATGCGGATCGAGGCGGGTCTGTTCGCCGAGGAGAAGCTCTCGCACATGTCCGGTGCCGAGAAGTCCTCGCAGCTCGGACTCGACCTGCAGTGGGTTGCTCGCGACGGACAGCGCGCGAAGTCGCACCTGCTCGGGGCGAACCTCCGACTGGTCGTCTCGCTGGCCAAGCGCTACACCGGCCGTGGCATGCAGTTCCTGGACCTCATCCAGGAGGGCAACCTCGGCCTCATCCGCGCTGTCGAGAAGTTCGACTACACGAAGGGCTTCAAGTTCTCCACGTATGCGACGTGGTGGATCCGGCAGGCGATCACTCGCGCGATGGCCGACCAGGCGCGGACCATCCGCATCCCGGTCCACATGGTGGAGGTCATCAACAAGCTCGCTCGTGTCCAGCGGCAGATGCTGCAGGACCTCGGGCGCGAGCCCACGCCCGAAGAGCTGAGCCGCGAACTCGACATGACCCCTGAGAAGGTCATCGAGGTGCAGAAGTACGGCCGCGAGCCGATCTCGCTGCACACGCCTCTCGGCGAGGACGGCGACAGCGAGTTCGGAGACCTGATCGAAGACACCGAGGCAGTCGTCCCCGCAGACGCCGTGGGCTTCACGATGCTGCAGCGTCAGCTCGAGTCGCTGCTCGATTCGCTCTCCGAGCGCGAAGCAGGCGTCATCCGCATGCGCTTCGGACTCGGCGACGGCCAGCCCAAGACCCTCGACCAGATCGGGGACACGTTCGGGGTGACGCGCGAGCGGATCCGTCAGATCGAGTCCAAGACGATGGCGAAGCTGCGGCACCCGTCGCGTTCGCAGTCGCTCCGGGACTACCTCGAGTGACCCGCGCGAAGGGCAGCGGTCTCCGGTACGTTCCGGCGATCGTCGCAGGCAAGCTCGCGCGGTTCGCGACGAGGTTGCGCGGGGGAGGCTCAGCCTTCCCCGGGTATGTCGCGAACCGACTCGCGCCGTCGTTGCTGAGCACGCTCGGCGGCCAGTTCCCGGATGGCGTCGTCTTCGTCCTCGGCTCTAACGGCAAGACCACGACGACCCACATGGTCAGCGAGATCCTTCGGGCGCACGGACTCAAGGTCTTCACGAACCCGACGGGCGCGAACCTCCCGCAGGGAGTCACGAGCGCGTTGCTCGCCGACGCCACTCTCACAGGGCGCGTGCGCGCCGATGTCGCGGTGCTCGAGGTGGACGAGGGATTCGCCGCGGAACTCGCGGACATCCTCGCTCCGCGCGTCATCGTGGCACTCAACGTGCAGGTCGACCAGCTCTACCGGTTCTACGAGACCGAGCGCGTCGCCGACATGATGCTCGACGCGGCGACGCGCGCGTCCGTGCGTGTCGTCGTCAACGCCGATGATCCGTACCTGAGCAAGATCGACGACACGACTCTCCGTTCCGAGGCCTCCTTCTTCGGTGCGTCACCCGCGGTCGTCGCGGCATCCGCGCACGGGCTCGTCAACGCCGTCGATACGCGAAGCGGCGACGCCGGAACACGTCAGCGGCACCTCGAGACGGAGGTCGTCTCGGCGTCCGGGCGTGCGGTCGAGCTTTCGCTGGACGGAACGGTCTTCTCGATCACGCTCCCCGCGCGGGGTCTGCACTACGCCGTCGACGCCGCCGCCGCCGTCAGCGCTGCTCGACACATCCTGAGCGGCCGGTTCGACACGGAGGCCGCCGCGCGCGGGTTCTCGCAGATGACCCCCGCCTACGGCCGTGGCGAACTCGTCCCGCTTCGCCGTGATCCCTCCGGAGAGCAGGTGGAGTTCGTCATGTTCAAGAACGGACCGAGTCTGCAGCTCAACGTGGACGCCCTCGACGCGGCTCCCGAACGGGTTCTGATGGCGATCGACGAAGGCACGCCGGACATCTCCTGGATGTACGACGTCGACCTGTCGCGTTTCGATCACGTCGATGTCGTGACGGGGGAGAAGGCACACCAGATCGCGACGAGGCTCGCCTATGCCGGCATCCCGATCGGCACGGTCGAACCGGATGTCGAGAAGGCCGTCGAGATCATGCGGCGCTTCCCGCAGACCCGCGACGGCCGACAGACGTGGTTCGTGAACTATGAGCTGATGATGCTGGGCCGCCGCATCCTCGGCTACGGCGATCAGGAGGTGGCCCGACGATGACCGATCTCCAGATCGTCCAGCTCTACCCGGATCTGCTCGGGGTCACAGGTGACCGGGGCAATGTCGACGTCCTCGCGACCCGAGCGCGTCTTGCTGGCCTCGACGCCGCGATCACCTCGATCGGAATGGCGGATGCCGCCGAGCCCGACGCCGACGTCATCGTGATCGGCAACGGTCCGCTGTCGGCGCTGCGTACGGTTCGCGACGATCTCTTCGGCCGGAGGGCCTGGCTCTCCCGTCAGCGTGAGGCGGGAGCGGTGATCTTCGCCGTCGGCGCCGGGGCGGAGCTCCTCGCGGCGAACGTGCGGGTTCT
This genomic stretch from Microbacterium sp. SLBN-146 harbors:
- a CDS encoding RNA polymerase sigma factor, yielding MTPGTKTKATAAPQDADLDEATPAAAKAAVKAPAKKAPAKKTAAKAPAASKAAAKKASKASSADGDDEPDEDIEVEDDVDIDDADDTSDDDETTPAVTREKAPAANASESSDDDDDEESPKPAFTEPLPTGAIVITSSDEDDVPVYSTQITGATADPVKDYLKQIGKVPLLNAAEEVELAMRIEAGLFAEEKLSHMSGAEKSSQLGLDLQWVARDGQRAKSHLLGANLRLVVSLAKRYTGRGMQFLDLIQEGNLGLIRAVEKFDYTKGFKFSTYATWWIRQAITRAMADQARTIRIPVHMVEVINKLARVQRQMLQDLGREPTPEELSRELDMTPEKVIEVQKYGREPISLHTPLGEDGDSEFGDLIEDTEAVVPADAVGFTMLQRQLESLLDSLSEREAGVIRMRFGLGDGQPKTLDQIGDTFGVTRERIRQIESKTMAKLRHPSRSQSLRDYLE
- a CDS encoding MurT ligase domain-containing protein codes for the protein MTRAKGSGLRYVPAIVAGKLARFATRLRGGGSAFPGYVANRLAPSLLSTLGGQFPDGVVFVLGSNGKTTTTHMVSEILRAHGLKVFTNPTGANLPQGVTSALLADATLTGRVRADVAVLEVDEGFAAELADILAPRVIVALNVQVDQLYRFYETERVADMMLDAATRASVRVVVNADDPYLSKIDDTTLRSEASFFGASPAVVAASAHGLVNAVDTRSGDAGTRQRHLETEVVSASGRAVELSLDGTVFSITLPARGLHYAVDAAAAVSAARHILSGRFDTEAAARGFSQMTPAYGRGELVPLRRDPSGEQVEFVMFKNGPSLQLNVDALDAAPERVLMAIDEGTPDISWMYDVDLSRFDHVDVVTGEKAHQIATRLAYAGIPIGTVEPDVEKAVEIMRRFPQTRDGRQTWFVNYELMMLGRRILGYGDQEVARR